A stretch of the Vulcanisaeta souniana JCM 11219 genome encodes the following:
- a CDS encoding metal-sulfur cluster assembly factor — protein MAVSNEEASNATNEEAEEPIFKTNLPSEKTKELIEILRNVYDPEIPINVYDLGLIYEVTIDDDKVVHVKMTLTAVGCPLSENLGYQVGAAIQQAIPDAKDIEIDVVFDPPWTPLKMTRLGREMFKAIYGYDIVEQWLKTQGEQSIQGNNEGS, from the coding sequence ATGGCAGTGTCTAATGAAGAAGCAAGCAATGCCACAAACGAGGAGGCAGAGGAACCAATATTTAAGACAAACCTACCTAGCGAGAAGACCAAGGAATTAATAGAAATACTGCGTAATGTTTACGACCCAGAAATACCAATAAACGTATACGATTTAGGACTTATCTATGAGGTGACAATTGATGACGATAAGGTGGTGCATGTTAAAATGACATTAACAGCCGTGGGTTGCCCATTATCAGAAAACCTAGGTTACCAAGTTGGTGCTGCCATACAGCAGGCAATACCTGATGCCAAAGACATAGAAATCGATGTTGTCTTCGACCCTCCATGGACCCCCCTAAAGATGACTAGGTTAGGCCGTGAAATGTTTAAAGCGATCTACGGATACGACATCGTTGAACAATGGCTAAAGACACAGGGAGAACAATCTATTCAAGGCAACAATGAAGGCTCATAA
- a CDS encoding L-threonylcarbamoyladenylate synthase, whose amino-acid sequence MLKVRKVDPLYPDMAAIKEASDYIRQGYLVAFPTETVYGLGADSLNGDACLGIFKAKGRPPDNPLIVHIADLKELNRVARDIPDTVLRVITKAWPGPLTLILPKSSDMPKEVTGGRNTVAVRSPAHPVALALIRSSGVPIAAPSANKSGRPSPTLAEHVVEDYINDNVDMYVLDAGPAFFGVESTIIDVTKNPPVLLRPGPFTLEELRSLFNVDIVVPEFARGLGEADAALAPGMKYRHYAPRTRLVVTECSDYGSLIRLIHDTVIDYLNKKLRVALLITKETADVLATYPELSDIPVIMMGYKEDPYTIAVSLFDSLRSLDRINVDIGIAEGIEERGIGLAVMNRLRKASGFSLVKCKS is encoded by the coding sequence ATGCTGAAGGTACGCAAGGTAGACCCTCTGTATCCTGATATGGCAGCAATCAAGGAAGCCAGTGACTATATTAGACAGGGGTATTTAGTAGCCTTCCCAACAGAGACAGTGTATGGCTTGGGTGCGGATTCATTAAATGGCGATGCATGCCTTGGCATATTCAAGGCTAAGGGTAGACCACCGGATAATCCATTGATAGTTCATATAGCGGATTTAAAGGAACTGAATAGAGTAGCCAGGGACATACCAGACACTGTACTCCGCGTTATTACTAAGGCCTGGCCGGGTCCTTTGACGTTGATACTGCCTAAGTCGTCTGACATGCCTAAGGAGGTTACTGGTGGACGCAATACGGTAGCCGTAAGATCACCCGCACATCCAGTGGCACTCGCCTTGATTAGATCCTCAGGAGTTCCCATAGCAGCACCAAGTGCCAATAAGTCAGGTAGGCCGAGCCCCACGTTGGCCGAACATGTTGTCGAGGACTACATAAATGATAATGTAGATATGTACGTCTTAGATGCAGGCCCTGCATTCTTTGGTGTTGAGTCTACGATAATTGATGTAACGAAGAATCCACCTGTGCTTCTAAGACCTGGTCCCTTTACGCTTGAGGAACTAAGGTCACTGTTTAATGTGGATATAGTCGTGCCCGAGTTCGCAAGGGGTCTAGGCGAAGCCGATGCAGCGTTGGCGCCAGGCATGAAGTACAGGCATTATGCACCACGCACTAGGTTAGTTGTCACTGAGTGTAGTGATTATGGATCGCTAATTAGGTTAATACATGACACGGTTATTGATTACTTGAACAAAAAGTTAAGGGTTGCCCTGTTGATCACTAAGGAGACCGCCGATGTATTGGCAACTTATCCTGAGCTTAGTGATATACCAGTCATTATGATGGGTTATAAGGAGGACCCATACACCATAGCTGTCTCTCTCTTTGATTCGTTAAGAAGTCTTGATAGAATAAACGTTGATATTGGCATAGCGGAGGGCATTGAGGAGAGGGGCATTGGACTCGCTGTAATGAATAGATTGAGGAAGGCGTCCGGTTTTTCCCTAGTCAAATGTAAATCATAA
- a CDS encoding amidohydrolase yields MGYVLRNCDFVLTWINEELRILRKVDVAVENGLIVNVGNIGSVGLEEINCSGHAVIPGIVNAHTHTPMSLLRGFFDDAELKLWLDRMWTVERELVPEVIALGSELSIIEMIISGTAAFIDMYHHPDVTADIALRYGLRAALGPTFIDTLRDPAQVENELRNFVSRYRGSRLVIPIINVHSAYTVSKDTLLRARDLSNELDLPIQIHASETRDEVYRVKRDYGVFPVEYLNSLGLVSSRSQLIHLGWVTNWELNIITRANARVTHAPTSNMKLATAGHFPMRELMDMGVLVTLGTDGPASNNSLDMFREMKMAVLLQRHSYWDVGIKAIHAFKAATLNGYRLLGINGGCINKGCIADLVLLDLSSPRLQPVRYDNILSNIVYSADGSDVSMSMVNGRIIYDRDRDYELLRNRAVKIGEKLNDFIQRFL; encoded by the coding sequence ATGGGTTATGTGCTTAGGAACTGTGATTTTGTACTAACATGGATCAATGAAGAACTCAGGATCCTTAGGAAGGTGGATGTGGCTGTTGAGAATGGCTTAATAGTCAATGTTGGTAACATTGGTAGCGTTGGTCTTGAGGAAATTAATTGCTCAGGTCATGCCGTGATACCAGGGATTGTGAATGCCCATACCCACACACCAATGTCGCTATTGAGGGGTTTCTTTGATGATGCAGAGTTAAAGCTGTGGCTTGATAGGATGTGGACTGTTGAACGTGAGTTGGTCCCTGAGGTCATAGCCCTTGGCAGTGAGCTTTCGATTATTGAAATGATCATCAGCGGTACAGCGGCTTTCATAGATATGTACCATCACCCAGACGTAACAGCAGATATTGCGTTAAGGTATGGATTAAGGGCCGCCCTAGGACCTACATTCATTGATACGCTTAGGGATCCCGCGCAGGTGGAAAATGAACTTAGAAATTTTGTGAGTAGGTACAGGGGATCGCGGTTAGTGATACCCATAATCAATGTACATAGTGCCTACACTGTCAGCAAAGATACGTTGCTTAGGGCTAGGGATCTCAGTAATGAGTTAGATTTGCCAATACAGATACATGCGTCTGAGACGAGGGATGAGGTTTACAGGGTAAAGCGGGACTACGGTGTCTTTCCCGTTGAATATCTAAACTCTCTCGGTCTTGTGTCCAGTAGGTCGCAACTTATTCACCTTGGTTGGGTTACTAATTGGGAGTTAAATATCATAACTAGAGCCAATGCCCGCGTTACGCATGCTCCAACATCAAACATGAAGTTAGCCACTGCGGGTCACTTTCCCATGAGGGAATTAATGGATATGGGAGTGTTGGTAACACTTGGTACGGATGGTCCAGCCAGTAACAATTCCCTTGATATGTTTAGGGAAATGAAGATGGCAGTTCTGCTTCAAAGGCATTCGTATTGGGACGTAGGTATTAAGGCAATTCACGCATTTAAGGCAGCCACATTAAATGGATATAGGTTATTGGGTATTAATGGTGGTTGTATAAACAAGGGTTGCATTGCGGATTTAGTACTACTTGACCTAAGTAGTCCAAGGCTTCAACCTGTTAGGTATGATAATATCCTATCAAACATTGTTTATTCGGCGGATGGTTCAGACGTGAGTATGTCGATGGTAAATGGCAGAATAATCTACGATAGGGATCGGGATTACGAGTTGCTGAGGAATCGTGCAGTGAAAATAGGGGAGAAATTAAATGATTTTATTCAAAGGTTCCTATAA
- a CDS encoding helix-turn-helix domain-containing protein, translated as MSSKLTKTEELAAKLYFNEGLKPKEIAQKLGISVNTVYKAISKYRAFVKNLDQPLPQSGNEQPSNDSLQLTDNNYSLNAYSVFNVKLSIITNSPLPVISNSEPNDTIDKSEVVKELRGLRELLGKLIAKVEELEKRGSCVPSTGSNHEKEDDYSYNEPINSTAQNNYLLPDFIRDNPWVDVIKSIHSTAESS; from the coding sequence ATGTCGAGTAAGTTAACGAAGACTGAGGAGTTGGCGGCCAAGTTGTATTTCAACGAGGGCCTAAAGCCGAAGGAGATAGCACAGAAGCTTGGTATTTCCGTGAACACTGTTTATAAGGCAATATCTAAGTATAGGGCATTCGTGAAGAACCTAGATCAACCACTACCACAGTCGGGCAACGAACAGCCAAGTAATGATTCATTGCAATTGACTGATAATAATTATAGCCTAAATGCTTATAGTGTATTCAACGTTAAACTTTCTATAATAACCAATTCGCCATTGCCAGTTATCAGTAATAGCGAGCCTAATGATACCATTGACAAGAGTGAGGTGGTTAAGGAACTAAGGGGGCTTAGGGAGTTACTCGGCAAGCTTATTGCTAAAGTCGAGGAGCTTGAAAAAAGAGGCAGTTGTGTGCCTAGTACTGGGAGTAATCATGAGAAGGAGGATGATTATTCATATAACGAGCCAATAAACAGTACTGCGCAGAATAATTACTTACTGCCTGATTTTATCCGTGATAACCCATGGGTTGACGTAATAAAGTCAATCCACAGTACAGCAGAGTCCTCATGA
- a CDS encoding isoaspartyl peptidase/L-asparaginase: MNTKAVIAIHGGAGSASSFINEEHRQRYLNGLIDAVNTGLEAAKRGDALDMVTEAVTTMEYDGSYDAGRGSVLNLYGEVEQDAGIMWGKDLSVGAVASVKHVINTIRLARLVMEKTDHVLITGNGTEELAKQFGLWVPSTELINEAKINRYKSLIRNLRSRYEKNIELAKRFGLTGTVGAVALDRNGNLAAATSTGGTILKWPGRVGDSPLPGAGYWAENGVCAVSATGIGEFIIRAMASFRVATLVKSGTRLDDAVRQAVDYVTRMFGPGNIGLIAVDGAGNVASAFNTEVMGRAWSREGMNKVVVAHYPNDPFP, translated from the coding sequence ATGAACACAAAGGCGGTCATTGCAATACATGGGGGTGCGGGTAGCGCAAGCTCCTTCATAAATGAGGAGCACAGACAGAGGTATCTAAATGGTTTGATTGATGCTGTCAATACCGGTCTAGAGGCTGCTAAACGAGGTGATGCCTTGGACATGGTCACCGAGGCCGTCACTACCATGGAGTATGATGGATCCTACGACGCCGGTAGAGGATCTGTCTTGAATTTATATGGCGAAGTCGAGCAGGACGCCGGCATCATGTGGGGTAAGGACCTCAGTGTTGGCGCAGTGGCCTCTGTTAAGCACGTAATTAATACAATAAGGCTTGCCAGGCTTGTCATGGAGAAGACGGATCACGTATTAATCACTGGAAATGGCACAGAGGAATTAGCCAAGCAATTCGGTCTTTGGGTACCATCTACTGAACTAATTAATGAAGCAAAGATCAATAGGTATAAATCCCTAATTAGGAATTTACGTTCACGTTACGAGAAAAACATAGAACTTGCTAAAAGGTTTGGCTTAACAGGCACTGTGGGCGCGGTGGCCCTTGACAGGAATGGCAACCTAGCCGCGGCAACATCAACTGGAGGGACAATACTAAAGTGGCCTGGTCGCGTTGGCGACTCTCCTTTGCCGGGGGCTGGTTATTGGGCGGAAAATGGTGTATGTGCGGTCTCGGCTACGGGTATTGGGGAATTTATTATCAGGGCCATGGCGTCGTTCAGGGTAGCGACACTCGTTAAGAGCGGCACTAGGCTGGATGATGCTGTTAGGCAGGCGGTTGATTATGTTACAAGGATGTTTGGACCAGGTAATATTGGGTTGATTGCGGTGGATGGTGCTGGTAATGTGGCGTCGGCATTTAATACAGAGGTCATGGGCAGGGCATGGAGCAGGGAAGGCATGAATAAAGTGGTCGTTGCTCACTATCCTAATGACCCATTCCCATAG
- the hemC gene encoding hydroxymethylbilane synthase: MRIRIATRGSRLSLIQTGIVMNMIRRIEPSVQFEIKITKTTGDVIQDKPLYAIGVKGIFEKEVNMALLRNEADIAVHSLKDLPSEINPGLVIAGFSSRDSPYDVLVVRDEYVDDLMALPSGARIGTSSIRRRAFLFSVRSDVVYDVIRGNVDTRISKLIKGEYDAVVLAEAGLVRLIKDLSDFHVRYTRIPLDVLPPAPGQGIIAVIARERDTDIVDVLRRASDPKARIEALAERAFLRAIGGGCHVPVGGIAMYSNGRLGFIAGIADVNGNRRRIIKLVGSPDNPEELGVNAAHELLEQWNET, from the coding sequence ATGAGGATTAGAATAGCCACAAGGGGGAGTAGGTTGTCACTGATCCAGACTGGGATTGTCATGAACATGATAAGGAGAATTGAACCTAGTGTTCAATTTGAGATAAAAATAACAAAAACAACAGGGGACGTCATTCAGGACAAGCCATTATATGCAATTGGAGTCAAGGGTATTTTCGAGAAGGAGGTTAACATGGCATTGCTAAGGAATGAGGCAGATATAGCTGTGCATAGTCTCAAGGATCTGCCCAGTGAGATTAACCCTGGTCTAGTAATAGCTGGTTTTTCATCCAGGGATTCGCCGTATGACGTGTTGGTTGTTAGGGATGAGTATGTGGATGATTTAATGGCGTTACCAAGTGGTGCCAGGATAGGTACATCAAGCATTAGGCGTAGGGCATTCCTATTTAGTGTGAGAAGTGATGTGGTATATGACGTGATTAGGGGTAATGTGGATACACGAATAAGTAAATTAATCAAGGGTGAGTATGATGCTGTGGTACTTGCCGAAGCCGGTCTTGTGAGGTTAATTAAGGACTTGAGTGATTTTCACGTGAGGTACACCCGTATACCGCTTGATGTACTACCGCCGGCGCCCGGTCAAGGTATAATAGCGGTTATAGCGCGTGAGAGGGATACGGACATAGTGGATGTTCTCAGGAGAGCCAGCGATCCTAAGGCGAGGATTGAAGCATTAGCAGAAAGGGCATTCCTTAGGGCCATTGGCGGTGGTTGTCATGTACCAGTCGGTGGCATTGCCATGTACAGTAATGGCCGCTTGGGATTCATTGCCGGCATTGCGGATGTAAATGGTAATAGAAGAAGAATAATAAAGCTGGTGGGATCGCCAGATAACCCAGAGGAACTGGGTGTTAATGCTGCCCATGAATTATTGGAGCAATGGAACGAAACCTAG
- a CDS encoding DUF371 domain-containing protein, producing the protein MVRIIIDKVQAWGHINVRAGHRRTIEVTKDDYLTPRGDCIVGIKADRGLVDINPELKDIIRRDNAVVIVVFIVDEYLDLVIGMGSSKLTLGSRSKMIIRRSAYTDDSTLMIKANKAAIDLDRKLIDRLKRGAPLTMYIVGVDLEQVGATKGNGT; encoded by the coding sequence GTGGTCAGGATCATTATTGATAAGGTGCAGGCATGGGGACACATCAACGTCAGAGCCGGCCACAGGAGAACAATTGAGGTAACCAAAGATGATTACCTAACACCCCGGGGAGACTGCATAGTGGGTATCAAGGCCGATAGGGGTTTGGTTGATATAAATCCTGAATTGAAGGATATCATTAGGAGAGATAATGCAGTGGTGATCGTTGTGTTCATAGTCGATGAATACCTTGACTTGGTCATCGGCATGGGTTCCTCGAAACTCACTTTAGGTAGCAGGAGCAAAATGATAATTAGGAGGAGCGCTTATACCGATGACTCAACACTAATGATAAAGGCTAATAAGGCAGCCATAGATCTTGATAGGAAACTCATAGATAGATTGAAAAGGGGTGCACCACTTACAATGTACATTGTAGGTGTTGATCTTGAGCAGGTTGGAGCGACTAAGGGCAATGGCACTTAG
- a CDS encoding diphthine--ammonia ligase, whose product MRVCSLFSGGKDSTYALHWAVLKGFDVVCLLTLRPHRGDSWMFHYPNIEWTKYQAESLGIPQYVCDTSGIKDLELEDLRRAFIEVKGKYEVDGIVTGALLSDYQRMMINMIAHEVGLRVYSPLWRKNQVDYLRDLYRHGFRFMLTSISTVGISPRLLGKVLTPSDIEELIGAALRFGFNPALEGGEGESFVVDAPLFREEIVIGDGEVHRLDQYSWIYIIKSIYLKPKVLVNPVTTSQ is encoded by the coding sequence ATGAGAGTTTGTTCATTGTTCTCAGGGGGCAAGGACTCCACCTATGCATTGCATTGGGCGGTGCTTAAGGGCTTCGATGTAGTTTGTCTGCTTACGTTAAGGCCTCACCGTGGTGATTCCTGGATGTTTCACTACCCAAACATCGAATGGACTAAGTACCAAGCTGAGTCATTGGGGATTCCTCAATATGTGTGTGATACTAGTGGAATTAAGGACCTGGAGCTTGAGGACCTAAGGAGGGCCTTTATTGAGGTCAAGGGTAAGTACGAGGTTGATGGTATTGTCACTGGGGCTTTACTGTCTGATTATCAAAGGATGATGATAAACATGATCGCCCACGAAGTTGGGCTTAGGGTTTACTCACCACTGTGGAGAAAGAACCAAGTTGATTACCTAAGGGATTTATATCGACATGGTTTTAGGTTTATGCTAACGTCGATAAGTACCGTGGGCATAAGCCCTAGGTTACTGGGTAAGGTGTTGACGCCCAGTGACATTGAGGAGTTAATAGGGGCTGCATTGAGGTTTGGCTTTAACCCAGCATTGGAGGGCGGTGAGGGCGAGTCCTTTGTTGTTGATGCGCCGTTGTTCAGGGAGGAAATAGTGATTGGGGATGGTGAGGTGCATAGGTTAGACCAGTACTCGTGGATTTACATAATAAAGTCCATATACCTAAAGCCAAAGGTTTTAGTTAATCCAGTAACGACTAGTCAATGA
- a CDS encoding AAA family ATPase: MEQNAITNAFYTAMDAIAAVTLYVVFPIVPVYVFVVLLTMVLASSILNKYGLSTAIIITYVIFIFITTLNHASLIIMPLLLLTYLVTEAGVVNDIAVISWSLLFTPIYWLSIPLSMLPSAKGYGIRSTVIFSLLTLLYAVAYAYMGIEWVPVTMLHVNNLDLVKGILLMLSGGYGYLTTTYGELSNASLYFLLVIVVVIPPLLSRYLARFITFLNLNVYVNYAIMNLMPLLVTTALLYVPLAINVGSYEATPLLLLGSLIAGSLGYAFDYLRRIMEITLPRVMTARRKAPTIIPITDPLVIMEYNQWAKKLPSDDSSLVSNAINTVSKTGLLVLQSSLPQDKMELISKVLFGYARAKGFIIKGDVNYIPSDVDWFVRTHEKSLLVFMPNNLNKKLVPKLMEYIKQSRANIILINIDDSLFSKLRKYGIEVITHSAVKVGEEKQSQVNNASVGSTEQPRPVMPNLAVNTSPAGTSAGEDIKARDKSEQAIGKEIMVNNSITTKSTEESKPVTDLGGKEGSVIKLNNERAEEERKRKMEKGNENKREVAKAQSKGKPVTNVTLTLDPVDLINMSIKSKLIDYIDSSIRLRDMLSNLGLKYVSSILIIGPPKSGKTALINHVAKHLGIQVIDYKDPSISVLDNAIIHVPSLEKAFSEDSNHIRRLMSIAKAKHFVVVIESSNPWSIDADFIKGNVDAIVPILPIDEDYIDTITQEKLKVSMKDREVIRGIIKSCPAVEAIEKVKLYLSGRDGSDVVCEDMFRKFQEFARSLSLK; encoded by the coding sequence GTGGAGCAGAACGCGATAACAAATGCATTTTACACGGCTATGGACGCAATTGCTGCGGTAACGCTGTATGTTGTTTTTCCCATAGTGCCGGTGTATGTTTTCGTGGTGCTCCTGACAATGGTATTAGCGTCTTCAATACTTAATAAATATGGACTTTCTACAGCAATCATAATAACGTATGTCATTTTCATTTTCATAACAACACTGAATCACGCTTCACTAATAATAATGCCGTTACTGTTACTTACCTACTTAGTGACTGAGGCTGGTGTTGTTAATGACATAGCCGTAATATCATGGTCCCTACTCTTCACGCCCATCTACTGGCTATCCATACCATTATCCATGCTACCCTCAGCCAAGGGATACGGTATAAGATCCACAGTAATCTTCTCCCTTCTCACATTGCTATACGCAGTGGCCTACGCATATATGGGTATTGAGTGGGTACCAGTAACTATGCTACACGTGAACAACCTAGACTTGGTTAAGGGTATTTTATTAATGCTCTCTGGTGGTTACGGTTACCTAACCACGACTTATGGCGAGCTGAGTAATGCATCATTGTACTTCCTCCTTGTGATAGTTGTGGTAATTCCCCCATTATTGAGTAGGTACTTGGCGAGGTTCATAACCTTCCTAAACCTGAATGTGTATGTTAACTATGCAATAATGAACTTAATGCCATTACTGGTAACAACAGCCCTTCTCTATGTCCCACTTGCCATTAATGTGGGGAGTTACGAAGCAACCCCATTGCTATTGCTAGGTTCGTTAATTGCAGGTTCATTGGGTTACGCCTTTGATTATTTAAGGCGTATTATGGAGATCACGCTTCCAAGGGTAATGACAGCTAGAAGGAAGGCCCCAACCATAATACCAATAACTGATCCATTGGTGATCATGGAGTATAATCAATGGGCCAAGAAGTTACCCAGCGATGACTCAAGCTTAGTGAGTAATGCAATAAACACGGTATCAAAGACAGGGTTACTAGTTCTTCAGTCCTCACTACCGCAAGATAAGATGGAACTAATTAGTAAGGTTTTATTTGGGTATGCAAGGGCCAAGGGGTTCATAATTAAGGGCGATGTTAATTACATACCAAGTGACGTGGATTGGTTCGTGAGAACGCATGAAAAATCCCTATTGGTATTCATGCCCAATAACTTGAACAAGAAATTAGTTCCGAAATTAATGGAGTATATTAAACAGTCAAGGGCTAACATAATACTGATAAACATTGACGATTCACTATTCAGTAAATTAAGGAAGTATGGCATTGAAGTAATAACTCACAGCGCCGTGAAGGTAGGAGAGGAGAAGCAGTCTCAGGTTAATAATGCGTCAGTAGGGTCTACTGAGCAGCCGAGGCCTGTTATGCCCAATCTAGCCGTTAATACCAGCCCCGCAGGTACAAGTGCCGGTGAGGATATTAAGGCCAGGGATAAGTCAGAGCAAGCTATCGGTAAGGAAATCATGGTTAATAATAGCATTACTACCAAGAGTACTGAGGAGAGTAAGCCAGTGACGGATCTAGGCGGGAAGGAAGGGTCAGTCATTAAATTGAATAATGAGCGTGCAGAGGAGGAAAGAAAAAGGAAAATGGAGAAGGGTAATGAAAACAAGCGTGAGGTTGCTAAGGCCCAGTCCAAGGGGAAGCCCGTAACTAATGTTACACTTACTCTTGATCCTGTTGACCTAATAAACATGAGCATTAAGTCTAAGCTAATTGATTACATAGATTCATCAATTAGGCTAAGAGACATGCTAAGCAATCTTGGGCTTAAGTACGTGTCATCAATATTAATAATAGGGCCGCCGAAATCGGGGAAGACGGCTTTGATAAACCACGTAGCCAAACACCTAGGTATTCAAGTCATTGATTATAAGGATCCAAGTATCTCCGTACTTGATAATGCCATTATCCACGTACCAAGTCTCGAGAAGGCATTTAGTGAGGACAGTAATCATATACGCAGGTTAATGAGTATTGCCAAGGCTAAGCATTTTGTGGTTGTTATTGAGAGTAGTAATCCCTGGTCAATAGATGCTGATTTCATTAAGGGTAATGTGGATGCCATAGTGCCTATATTACCTATTGACGAGGATTACATAGACACGATTACTCAAGAGAAACTAAAGGTAAGCATGAAGGATAGGGAAGTAATCAGGGGTATAATTAAGTCATGCCCGGCAGTTGAGGCTATTGAGAAGGTGAAGCTTTACCTGTCAGGTAGGGATGGTTCTGATGTGGTATGCGAAGACATGTTTAGGAAGTTCCAGGAATTTGCACGTTCGCTATCACTTAAATAA
- a CDS encoding malate dehydrogenase, with product MITIIGSGRVGATAAAFLMFFELDNEITLIDVIKNLPQGEAVDLNHAAAILGKSVRYKGSNDYKDMEGSDIVIVTAGLARKPGMTREELAAKNAEIIASVADQIKRYAPNSIVIITTNPLDAMVYVLYKRLGFPRNRVIGFSGVLDSSRMAYYASLLIGIAPESIIPVVLGQHGENMYPVPEASFVYGKPLTEFITKEQYDEIVKKTIQAGAEITNLRGFSSNWGPAAGLSLMVDSIKKNRKRVFEVSAYLDGEYGVRDVFAEVPVVLGKNGIEKIIELKLNDEQKKKFLASIDAIKKNLMQVPPQYLS from the coding sequence ATGATAACAATAATAGGTAGTGGGCGTGTTGGTGCAACCGCAGCTGCCTTCCTAATGTTCTTCGAGCTAGACAATGAAATCACACTAATTGATGTAATAAAGAACCTGCCTCAAGGTGAGGCTGTAGACCTTAATCATGCAGCTGCTATACTTGGTAAGTCAGTTAGGTACAAGGGTAGTAATGATTATAAGGACATGGAGGGTAGCGACATTGTAATAGTGACGGCGGGTTTAGCCAGAAAGCCTGGAATGACTAGGGAGGAATTAGCGGCTAAGAACGCTGAGATCATAGCTTCGGTGGCGGATCAAATCAAGAGATATGCGCCAAACTCCATAGTCATAATCACCACGAACCCGCTTGATGCCATGGTTTATGTTCTCTACAAGAGACTGGGCTTCCCAAGGAATAGGGTCATTGGATTCAGCGGTGTACTGGACTCAAGCAGGATGGCTTATTACGCATCCCTTCTCATTGGTATAGCGCCTGAGTCAATAATACCGGTTGTCCTTGGGCAGCATGGCGAGAACATGTACCCGGTTCCCGAGGCGTCCTTCGTGTATGGTAAGCCGCTCACCGAATTCATAACTAAGGAGCAGTATGACGAGATAGTGAAGAAGACCATCCAAGCCGGCGCAGAAATAACGAATCTAAGAGGTTTTAGTAGCAACTGGGGTCCAGCAGCCGGTCTGTCGTTAATGGTTGATTCGATAAAGAAGAATAGAAAGAGGGTATTCGAGGTATCGGCGTATTTAGATGGTGAGTATGGTGTAAGGGATGTATTTGCCGAGGTACCTGTGGTACTTGGTAAGAATGGCATTGAGAAAATAATCGAGTTGAAACTCAACGATGAGCAGAAAAAGAAGTTCTTGGCGAGTATTGATGCAATAAAGAAGAACCTAATGCAAGTTCCTCCTCAGTACCTATCATAG
- a CDS encoding phosphatidate cytidylyltransferase: MLILSRLERLRAMALRKLIHVVLSVFLIIPFIMNLGIYGISTTLYFTLITLIVSVIYVIQVKRPIITIMLLDALTSARRSILQQITKSPISSAIPLDTLDDSLMKLEKTVKELLDSVERDYERRGGYLGILMGAIGVLISQLLTGNYVIYGIISVIIYDTMSALGGTLLGRVKLPFSNATMEGALVGMASLAIVLFILTNQLIGPLAITVVAALAEAYGMEDNLAIPVTTSLIALVLKLPIIV; the protein is encoded by the coding sequence GTGTTGATCTTGAGCAGGTTGGAGCGACTAAGGGCAATGGCACTTAGGAAGTTAATACACGTGGTATTGTCGGTATTTCTAATAATACCGTTTATAATGAATTTAGGCATTTATGGGATATCAACAACCCTCTACTTCACATTAATAACTCTGATAGTTTCTGTGATTTATGTAATACAGGTTAAGAGACCCATAATAACAATAATGTTATTGGATGCATTAACAAGTGCCAGAAGATCCATACTGCAACAGATCACGAAGTCACCAATAAGCTCCGCAATACCATTGGACACGCTGGATGATAGTTTAATGAAGCTCGAGAAGACCGTTAAGGAACTACTTGATAGCGTGGAGAGAGATTACGAGAGAAGAGGTGGGTATTTAGGAATCCTGATGGGGGCCATTGGTGTATTAATAAGTCAATTACTGACCGGTAACTACGTAATCTACGGTATAATATCAGTAATAATCTACGACACGATGAGCGCTCTTGGCGGTACACTCCTCGGGAGGGTTAAATTACCCTTTAGTAACGCCACTATGGAGGGCGCACTCGTAGGCATGGCATCATTAGCAATAGTGCTTTTTATACTCACGAACCAACTGATCGGGCCACTTGCGATCACCGTGGTTGCAGCACTGGCGGAGGCATATGGAATGGAGGACAACCTAGCAATACCAGTGACAACCTCCCTAATCGCACTGGTCCTTAAATTACCAATAATTGTCTAG